One stretch of Centroberyx gerrardi isolate f3 chromosome 13, fCenGer3.hap1.cur.20231027, whole genome shotgun sequence DNA includes these proteins:
- the egfra gene encoding epidermal growth factor receptor, which yields MATQFQMWITLTSLLSLVSCVLPEKKVCQGITNRFNLLGSKEDHYQHMVKTYSNCTVVLENLEVTHMEEHHDLSFLRSIQEVGGYVLIALNTAPRIPLDNLRIIRGHFLYDGDFALSVLFNYNKSMGQGSTELPLTSLTEILKGGVKFSGNQLCNVETIQWYDIVNGDSKPTMELPEPSNNPLCKTCDSSCFNGSCWAPGPQNCQTLTKLNCAEQCSKRCMGPSPSDCCNEHCAAGCTGPRPTDCLACRDFQDDGVCKDSCPGLMRYDPNLYQLVPNPHGKYNFGATCVKNCPHNYVVTDHGACVRTCSGNTYEVDEGGVRKCTKCDGMCPKVCNGLGMGNLAQTLSINASNIDSFKNCTKINGNIAIIHTSIHGDDYTKTPKMDPAQLDVFKTVKEITGYLLIQTWPQSMTSLSPFENLEIIHGRTTRGSRSLAIVQLGIKHLGLRSLREISDGDVVITKNPNLCYTKRRHWKGLFKSESQTVKIEENADAATCAVKNNTCERKCTKEGCWGPGPAMCFACRDYSRDGSCVDSCNILEGEPREAVVNQTCMECNSECQPLNGTATCSAPGPGNCTKCANFQDGLFCVFRCPQGVPGRDDTLVWKYADELNVCRLCHKNCTQGCNGPGLRGCQTKHHPGISMIAAGVVGGLLAILIAGLSVFVLLRRRHIKRKRTMRRFLQEKELVEPLTPSGEAPNQALLRILKEPEFRKIKVLGSGAFGTVYKGLWVPEGEDVKIPVAIKVLREATSPKANKEILDEAYVMASVDHPHVCRLLGICLTSTVQLVTQLMPYGCLLDYVKENKDNIGSQYLLNWCVQIAKGMNYLEERHLVHRDLAARNVLVKTPQHVKITDFGLAKLLNADEKEYHADGGKVPIKWMALESILNRTYTHQSDVWSYGVTVWELMTFGTKPYDGIPASEIAAILEKGERLPQPPICTIDVYMIMVKCWMIDADSRPRFRELMSEFTKMARDPPRYLVIQGDDRMHLPSPTDTRFYRSLISGEDMEDAVDADEYLVPQHGFFSSPSTSRTPLIHSTSLTSSIGTCHSRNGLLNGFPGREGSMVLRYIPDPTDKLFDEAFQPAPDYMNQNGLSDMMNPIYQHPGPPRSVLPTISSDDAETEDLNCFMNGAAGPEYLNEIPRPAVLLPTSNGTVHSVQKYQPQNSIDNPDYQQDFTPTFKTHTNGHIPAAENAEYLGPD from the exons TATGCCAAGGCATCACCAACAGATTCAACCTGCTGGGGTCCAAAGAGGACCACTACCAGCACATGGTGAAGACCTACAGCAACTGCACTGTGGTCCTGGAGAATCTGGAGGTCACCCACATGGAGGAGCACCATGACCTGTCCTTCCTCAGG TCCATTCAGGAGGTGGGGGGTTATGTGCTGATCGCCCTCAACACAGCTCCCAGGATTCCCCTGGACAACCTGCGTATCATCCGAGGCCATTTCCTCTACGACGGAGATTTTGCCCTTTCTGTGCTGTTCAACTATAACAAATCCATGGGTCAGGGCAGCACCGAGCTTCCTCTGACCAGCCTGACAG aaattcTTAAAGGAGGAGTTAAGTTCTCAGGAAACCAGCTTTGCAACGTGGAGACAATCCAGTGGTATGATATTGTGAACGGCGACAGTAAACCCACCATGGAGCTGCCTGAGCCGAGCAACAACCCATTGT GTAAAACATGTGACTCAAGTTGCTTCAATGGCTCATGCTGGGCTCCCGGTCCTCAGAACTGTCAGACTT tGACAAAGCTGAACTGCGCGGAGCAGTGCTCTAAGAGATGCATGGGACCTTCACCCAGCGACTGCTGCAATGAGCACTGTGCTGCTGGCTGCACAGGACCCAGGCCCACCGACTGTCTG GCCTGTCGGGACTTCCAGGATGACGGGGTGTGTAAGGACTCCTGCCCGGGCCTCATGCGCTACGACCCCAACCTGTACCAGCTGGTACCCAACCCGCACGGAAAGTACAACTTCGGGGCCACCTGTGTCAAGAACTGCCCAC ATAACTATGTTGTGACGGACCATGGAgcgtgtgtgcgcacatgcagcGGTAACACATACGAGGTGGACGAGGGAGGAGTCAGGAAGTGTACCAAGTGTGATGGAATGTGCCCAAAAG TGTGCAATGGACTTGGAATGGGAAATCTGGCTCAGACCCTGTCTATCAATGCCTCCAACATTGACTCTTTTAAGAACTGCACCAAAATCAATGGTAACATCGCTATCATCCACACATCGATTCATGG GGATGATTATACCAAAACACCAAAGATGGACCCTGCCCAGCTAGATGTGTTTAAGACCGTTAAAGAAATTACTG GATACCTGTTAATTCAAACGTGGCCACAGAGCATGACCTCACTTAGTCCGTTTGAGAATCTGGAGATCATCCATGGGCGAACCACACG TGGTAGCCGTAGTTTGGCTATTGTCCAGCTGGGCATCAAGCACTTGGGCCTTCGGTCCCTGAGGGAGATCAGTGATGGAGACGTAGTCATCACCAAGAACCCCAACCTCTGCTACACCAAGAGGCGCCACTGGAAGGGGCTCTTCAAATCAGAAAGCCAGACTGTCAAGATAGAGGAAAACGCAGATGCTGCCACCTGCG ctgtgaaGAACAACACTTGTGAGAGGAAGTGCACCAAGGAAGGCTGCTGGGGCCCCGGCCCGGCCATGTGCTTCGCCTGCCGGGACTACAGCCGGGACGGGAGCTGTGTTGACTCCTGCAACATCCTGGAGGG AGAACCACGGGAGGCAGTAGTGAATCAAACCTGCATGGAGTGTAACTCTGAGTGTCAGCCCCTGAATGGAACCGCGACCTGCAGTGCGCCT GGGCCTGGTAATTGTACCAAGTGTGCCAACTTCCAAGATGGACTGTTCTGTGTGTTTCGTTGCCCCCAAGGGGTGCCAGGGAGGGACGACACTCTCGTCTGGAAATACGCCGATGAGTTGAACGTGTGCCGGCTGTGCCACAAAAACTGCACCCAAGG ATGCAATGGGCCTGGTCTTCGAGGCTGCCAGACTAAACA CCATCCTGGCATTTCCATGATTGCGGCTGGTGTTGTTGGCGGTCTGCTGGCTATCCTCATCGCgggcctgtctgtctttgtgctgCTTCGCCGACGCCACATCAAGAGGAAGAGGACCATGCGCAGATTTCTCCAAGAGAAAGAG ttGGTTGAACCTTTGACTCCAAGCGGAGAAGCACCTAACCAGGCTCTGCTGCGGATCCTGAAGGAACCCGAGTTCAGGAAGATCAAAGTGCTGGGATCAGGGGCTTTTGGTACAGTTTACAAG GGCCTGTGGGTTCCAGAGGGAGAGGATGTGAAGATCCCTGTGGCCATCAAGGTTTTGAGAGAGGCCACATCACCAAAAGCCAACAAAGAGATCTTAGAT GAGGCTTATGTGATGGCCAGTGTGGACCATCCTCATGTGTGTCGTCTGCTGGGCATCTGCCTGACCTCCACAGTGCAGCTGGTCACCCAGCTGATGCCCTACGGCTGCCTACTGGACTACGTCAAGGAGAACAAGGACAATATCGGCTCCCAGTACCTGCTCAACTGGTGTGTGCAGATAGCCAAG GGTATGAACTACCTGGAGGAGCGCCACTTGGTGCACCGTGACTTGGCAGCCAGGAACGTCCTGGTGAAGACTCCTCAGCATGTCAAGATCACCGACTTTGGTCTGGCCAAGCTCCTCAACGCAGATGAGAAGGAGTACCACGCAGATGGAGGAAAG GTACCAATAAAATGGATGGCTCTCGAATCTATCCTGAACAGGACGTACACACACCAGAGTGATGTATGGAGCTACG GTGTAACAGTTTGGGAGCTGATGACGTTTGGGACCAAGCCTTACGATGGTATTCCAGCCAGTGAAATAGCTGCGATCCTTGAGAAAGGGGAGCGTCTGCCTCAGCCGCCTATCTGCACCATAGATGTCTACATGATCATGGTGAAAT GTTGGATGATCGATGCGGATAGCCGGCCTCGTTTCCGGGAACTAATGTCCGAATTTACAAAGATGGCCCGGGATCCCCCCCGTTACCTTGTCATTCAG GGTGATGACCGCATGCACCTGCCGAGTCCGACAGACACCAGGTTCTACCGCAGCCTGATCAGTGGAGAGGACATGGAGGACGCTGTGGATGCAGACGAGTACCTGGTGCCCCAACATGGCTTCTTCAGCAGCCCCAGCACCTCCCGCACCCCGCTCATCCACTCCACA AGTCTGACCAGCAGCATTGGAACGTGCCACAGCAGAAATGGCTTATTG AACGGGTTCCCAGGCAGAGAAGGAAGCATGGTTCTTCGGTACATCCCTGACCCCACAGACAAACTTTTTGACGAGGCCTTCCAGCCAGCTCCAG ACTACATGAACCAGAACGGACTCTCCGACATGATGAACCCCATCTACCAGCACCCCGGTCCCCCCCGCAGCGTCCTGCCCACCATCTCGTCAGACGACGCGGAGACGGAGGACCTGAACTGCTTTATGAACGGAGCCGCGGGACCCGAGTACCTCAACGAGATCCCGCGCCCCGCCGTTCTCTTGCCTACCTCCAACGGCACCGTCCACAGCGTTCAGAAATATCAGCCCCAGAACAGTATAGACAACCCCGACTACCAGCAGGACTTCACTCCCACCTTCAAGACCCACACCAACGGACACATCCCAGCAGCGGAGAACGCAGAGTACCTGGGCCCGGACTGA